The Pelotomaculum isophthalicicum JI nucleotide sequence CAAAAGGAATGGACTGATTTTGGCTCTGAAAATTTCACAATTGAAATACTGGAGAATCTTGAATACGATAAGGATGAATCGAAAACCGATTATAAAGAAGATTTGGCTTTGTTGCAAATGATTTGGGAAGAGAAATTGGCTAAGGAGAATATGGAGTTCTATAAAAAAAGAATATGATTATGAATCGCCGATGACATAGTAAGTCACATTCTTATATAAAGTAATAAGTGCGAGGTAAATATTGACAGCGTATAATATGTATGATAAAATAAGACAAATAATAATTACAAGAAGGAGTAAGAAATGTATACTGTCAAAATGTCTTCCAGAGGGCAAATAGTGATACCGGTAGAGGCAAGAAACAACCTTAATATTAAAGAAGGGGATACCCTTTCTTGTTATATCGAAGAAGGAAAAATCATTATAAAAACCAAGTCGGCTAAAAGCAAAAAAGGGATCGTTGACGAGACATTTGGTTTATTATCAGATTTGGACTACGACATAAAAGATTATGTTGAACAACTCCGTAAGGATTCCGGAAGAAGACTGGATGTTCAATGAGAGTAGTCTTTGATACTAATATAATTATTGATCATTTGAAAGGCTTACCTGAAGCCCGGAAACAATTGCGGAATGTCGAAAACGGTGTGTTTGAGGGCTTAATATCTGCAATCACGGTAATGGAACTACTGTCTGCTCCAAAAATATCTGAACAACGTTATGAAGCAATTGGAAATTTACTCGAAGCCTTTGAACACATACCTGTAGATAGGAAAGTTGCAGTTACCGCAGGCAAGTTATTATCAACGTACCGTGCTTCACACGGTATGGACCCCTTGGATGCCCTTATTGCAGCAACTGCCCTGGTTAACGAAGCAGTTTTATTTACGCTAAACCAAAAACATTTCAGGTTTATTGAAGGTTTAGTCAGTATAAATCCGTATTTAGCCGATAATTAAAGTGTCTGTTTTTCTTTGTAAAACTAAGTTAATTCCTTAAAATATAAAATCCTCGGAATCGGGGAAGTTTTGGTGCCGAAGAGGGGAGTCGAACCCCTACGGTGTTGCCACCGGCGGATTTTGAGTTTTATCCAAGCCTACTACGGTTATTAATAAAATATCGCTGAGTCCACAAAACACGCGGTTCGGACGACTCAGCGATATTTCTTTTTACTCGGTTAAATTGGGTTAGGGGTAGAAAGGCATCTACCGTTTTATCAACTTTTTTTATAGTGTTTGGCGAAAGGAAAGAGGTATTCGCAGATCCCATCATCGGTCCACCAAAAAATTACCCGGGCATATTTATTTACCCTGAAGCTATATAATTTTGGATACTCCGTTAACCATCCGGGGCGGGTGATTTTCCCTTCCAGGGCTTCAACGTTCAATCCTGTAGCCGGACGGTAGGGAGGAGTAATAAGACAGCTTTCAAAGTATTCTCGTTTCTCTTCGATCTGCTGGGCCAGCTCTGGATTGATTTCCCGGATGTTAGCTATTTTAGCATCATAGGTATGCGTTTTGCGAAACTTTATCTTTCTACTCATATCATGCCTGTGGTCTGCTGTATTCAGTATAGCGTTTATTCTTTAAATCTTTCGTTGATTTTTGCAGCAAGTCGTTGAAGCGTTGCTCTTCCTCCGGGGAAAGTGCCCAAAAATCTTCATCATCGGCGTTACCTACTATCCTGACCTTTATTTGAAAATCATGAACAATAGCATTAATTAGTTCACTTAATTCTTCTATTGTCCATTTATCGCTTTTAATTTCTTTGAGATGCCTTTTTACCTTTGGTGACTGAATCATAAAAACCATCCATTCCGCCGCTGACTGCTGGCGGCACAAATAGTGATGAAAAGGATGTGCAGTCAACATCCCAGTAGTACAATGATTTTGAGGAGGAGGCACACTACAAAGCACGTTAGGAGGAGTTGCAGACTGCCTCTTGGCTCAAATCAGTATAAAAACCAGTGTGAGGATCGCCATTCAAGCACAAATAAGTGGCGCCACGAGGCCGTACGCTAATCATTGTTTTAGCCTTTCGTTAATGTGCGGCGATCCAGTCACTGCCTTCTCCTTCACGATTTCATCACAAGGAGGGAGAACCTTGAAAGTCGTTTACCCCATCTGCTGTGGCGTCGATGTACACAAGACTTTTCTCGTCGCCACGCTCATCACTACGCAGGGCATCGTTCCGAGTTACAAAAAGAAGCGCTTTTCCACCTTTAACAAATCCATTCTGGCGTTCAAGCAGTGGCTGATTGACAACAACTGCTTTGACGTCTGCATGGAGAACACCGGGAAGTATTATGTTCCCATTTACAATTTACTGGAGGACTGCATCCGCGTTACCGTCGCCAACCCCAAGTGGGTCGCTGCTGTTAAAGGCAACAAGGATGATGTCAAAGACTCTAAGTGGATCGGCGATCTCTTTCGCCTCGGTCTGGTTCCCGGCAGCTTTATCCCAGCCAAGGACATCCGCATTTTGAGGGAGTATACGCGATACCGCTTCAAGCTTGTTTCCTGCAGATCCAGCGAAAAGAACCGCTTCCAGAACGCTTTCACTGTTTGCAATGTCGCCCTTGATGCTGTCGTTTCCGACATGTTTGGCAAATCTGCCTCGTCCATCACGGACTACCTTGTAAACGCGGATTCCTTCGACCCGAAGCATTGCATTACCCTGCTGCAACGCTCCTTGAAGAAGAAAGCCGACGAGGTTATCGAATCCATTGAGGGTTTTCAAATGACCCAAGAACAGAAGACGCGTATCCGCTTCGTCCGCAAGCATCTGGATTTTGTGGATCAACTTATTGCCGCCCTCGACCAGAC carries:
- a CDS encoding type II toxin-antitoxin system VapC family toxin, producing the protein MRVVFDTNIIIDHLKGLPEARKQLRNVENGVFEGLISAITVMELLSAPKISEQRYEAIGNLLEAFEHIPVDRKVAVTAGKLLSTYRASHGMDPLDALIAATALVNEAVLFTLNQKHFRFIEGLVSINPYLADN
- a CDS encoding IS110 family transposase; the encoded protein is MKVVYPICCGVDVHKTFLVATLITTQGIVPSYKKKRFSTFNKSILAFKQWLIDNNCFDVCMENTGKYYVPIYNLLEDCIRVTVANPKWVAAVKGNKDDVKDSKWIGDLFRLGLVPGSFIPAKDIRILREYTRYRFKLVSCRSSEKNRFQNAFTVCNVALDAVVSDMFGKSASSITDYLVNADSFDPKHCITLLQRSLKKKADEVIESIEGFQMTQEQKTRIRFVRKHLDFVDQLIAALDQTIAGLVEPFESAIALLCTIPGVDRTSAVAIISEIGID
- a CDS encoding AbrB/MazE/SpoVT family DNA-binding domain-containing protein; amino-acid sequence: MYTVKMSSRGQIVIPVEARNNLNIKEGDTLSCYIEEGKIIIKTKSAKSKKGIVDETFGLLSDLDYDIKDYVEQLRKDSGRRLDVQ